AAACCAGAGAAAAATCGGCGCGCCTACCCGAGGTAGAGACGCGACCCATCGCGTCTCTCGGCATCAGGGGTCAAGCAGTGCGAATGGGGGAGAGACGCGATGGGTCGCGTTTCTACAAAACCTTATTTCTTAGCCTCAGCGAGCAGCTTCTGGTGCTCGGCCATCATACTGGCGTGGTCCGCTACCAATTGCTTGTGCTCCTGCTGAATCTGCTGGTCTTCGGTCTTCATCTGGTCGTGGTCCTGGCGCATTTGGGCTTCGGGCACGCCACCGCTTTCGTGCTTGGCTTCCAGCTCGGCGTGACGCTTTATCACGGCATCGTGGCGCTTTATCACGTCCTGGTGCTGTTGAATGAGGGTATCGTGGCGCTTCTCGAGAGCCTGGAAAGCCGGCGTATTCTCGATGCCGGCCTGTTTGGCCGCCGCCAGTGCCTGGCGGTGGTCCACCTCCATCACCGAATCGGCGGTTTGCATGATGCGGTGGTCAGCCTCCATCTTCTGGTGGTCGGCCACCAACTCGGCGTGCGTGATGGCCGGCCCGGCGGCGGGCGCGCCCGTCGTGGTTGCGGCGGTTTTGTCGGCGGCCGGCTGGCAGCCGGTCAGCACCAGCCCGCAGCCCAGCAGGGCGGCGGCAAAGGCAGGAACGAAAGAACGGGTCATAGGGAGTGAGGGGGGTAGGGAGCGAAAATCCAAGACTTACTTCCCGAAATTGAAAGCCAGGCCCAGCGACGTATTGAAGGCCGAAACGGGCTGCTTGGTCTGCAAGCGGCCGGCGTTGTTGGTGCGGTTGCCATTGTCAACGGTGAAGGCACTGGCTCCCATAAAGTCGCCGCGCAGCACCAGGCCCACGCGCTGGGCCAGGGCGTAGTGCAGCCCCAGGCCCGCCTGGTAGCCAAACACGGTGCTCGTAGAGCTGTATTGCGTCAGCAGCGTCTGGGCGTTGTCTTCGAGCTGCACGGTGAGGGTAGGCGTGCTGAAGCTGTGCACGATACCTACCAGGCCGCGCGCCTCCAGCCGCAGCTTGCTGCCAAGCGGAAACATAAACGAGGGGCCCACCATCGCCGTGAGGCGACGGTAGCGGCTGCCGCTGCGCAGCGTGCTTTCATCCACCCCGAAGCCGTCCGTGAAGCCGGCCCCGATTTGGTCTAGGTCCTTGGTTTTCAGCCGGCCGTTGTCGCTGAATGCCACCTGGCCCGCCAGGCCCACGATGCCGCCGCCGAAGTAGTGCGCGCCGTCGAGGGCCAGGTGCAGGCCCGTTTTGGCGAAGCCCGCTTGGTTATTAAAGTAATCGGACTTGCCAAAGTCGCCCAAGGCGAAGGAGGCCCCGACGTTCAGGCCCACGTAGCCGGGATTAGGGGTAGTCTGCGCGGCGGCGGCCAGGGGTAGGGCGGCGGCCAGCAGAAGGGGTAGGAGTTTCATGGAAAATTGAGTTTTGAAAGTTGACTTAAGGCCGCCTGGCAGTGCGATTAACTATTTAATGCTCACGTTAAAGCCCACGTCGAGGTCCGTGGAGCCAGGGGCGAAAGTGCCGTCTTTCACATTGGGCTGGTGGCGCAGCACCACGCGCAGATAGCCAGTACTGGCCGCCCCGGTCTTGAAGGTCGTTTTGAAGCCCAGTGGCAGCGCCGGGGTGTTGGTATCCACGTCGGTAGTGGTCACCGTTAGGTTCAAGGGCGGGCTAGTGGGTAGGGGCGTCGGAATGGGCGCGGGGTAGATATCAGCCCCAGTACCAGTTGGAGCCGGAATCATCAACGGCTGGTTGGTAGGCAGCGGCTGGTAGAAAACGTGGTGATAATTAGCCCGTTGCGTCGCAATCTCGTTGCCCACGTCGAAGGTTGGCGTCTGGCTCTTGTCCAGAATGCCCAACTGGCCGGTGTAGTTGGCGTTGGCGGTTAGGTTGAGGTTGGCCTTGCTCACGTCGGGCGTCAGCGGATTGCCCTTGCTGTCAAGTAATTGCTCCCAGGTGGCGGTTTGCACGTCGGTGGGGTTGGCGGTGTTGGTCAGCGTCAGGATGGTCGTCGTGAGGGCTTCGTTGGCCACGGTTGGGGCCACTACTTCTTCATTTTTGCTGCATCCGGCCAGGGCGGCTAGCAGCCCGGCCATTGCCGCCACGCGGACTTTGGGGGTAGATTTCACGGTTAAAAACATGGAGTTGGAAAGGAAAAATGGTTGAATGTTGATTATTAATATTTTGTCATTGCGGACAGAGCGAAGCAATGACAAGCGGCACTATTTTAGCCTAAAACGGCACGCGCACGCGGAGCTGAATATTCTGGCCCACGTCGGCGGTGTAGTAGCGGAAACGGTTGAGGTAATCGCGGTATTCGCGGTTTAATAAGTTGCTGGCCGTCAGGCTGATGTCGAACAGCTGGTGACCGGCGTGGAGCAGGGTGCCGGCCTCGGCTCCCCATAGGTCATAGGCGGCCGGGGCGGGGGCGTAGTCGCCGCTGGCCGGCGTGCAGCCCTGGCGGGCCACAAACTGGTTATTGAGGCCCACGTAGCTCTGGCGCAGCGGCCCGGCATCGCCGCCCAGGCTAAATCGCACGCCGTTCTGCCAGCGGTTGGGCGGCGCGTAGATGAGGTAGTCGTGGGCGCTCTCGTTGTAGGCCCACAGCAGCGAGGCCGACGAACTGAAGGTCAGCCGCGGCACCGGCCGGTAGCTCATGCGCGCGTCAAGGCCCTTGAAGAGCGCGTTGGCCTGCGTATAGTCGAAGGCCGGGTAGGCCCCGCGCACGGTGCGGATGTAGCGCCCCGCTGGGGCCAGGTACAGGTAGTTGCGGATGTAGTTGACATAGCCGCCCACTTCGCTCTCCACCTTCGTTCCGCTGTATAAAAGGCTGGCGCTGCCGTTGTAAGCCTGCTCCTTAGTCAGGTTCGGGTCACCGATTTCGTAGGTGGCCGCGCTCTGGTGCACGCCGGCCGCGTACAGCTCATTCACGGTAGGCGGCCGCCAGGCGGTGGCCAGGTTGGTGCTCAGCGTGAGGCCGTGGCCCAGGTCGAGCAGGCCGCCCACGGTGCCCGTCACGGCTTGGTAGATGGTGGTGGGCCGCGTGATGCGGCCGGTGCTCACGTCGGTAAAAAAGGCCCGCAGCCAGCGGTAATCATAGCGCAGGCCGCCTTCCAGGGTCAGGCGTTCGCCGCGATGCTTGCCCAGCACGTAGGCCCCCGCCCCGTAATTGCGGAAGTTGGGAATCAGAAACTGGTATTCCCGAATGTTGGCCTGCGTCACACCCTGGAAGCCCGCCGTAGCCGAACACGGCCCGGTGGTGGGCGTGAGGTAGGCTAGGTCGAGAGTGTGCGAGGTCAGGCTTAGAAACAGGTCGGGCACATCGCCCAGCGCCGGGTTATAGGGCAGTTGGTCGCCGTACTCCGAGCGGGCGTCTGTTTGGCGGGCGTAGGTGGCCTGCACCTGGCCGCCGCCCGGCAGCGTGGCCGTGGCTTTGGTCTTGAAGAGCTGGTGTACCACCGCCTGGTAGGGCCGGCTGATAGTATAGGTAAACACGTCTGGCGTCAGTGGCCGGTTGCGGTCAATGGCACTCAGCAAGTCCGTCACCGAGCCCGTTTCGGAGCCCGAAAAGATGCCCAGCTTGGTATCGAAGCGGCTGAAAAACAGTTCGGTAGCGATAATGCCCCGGTGATA
The genomic region above belongs to Hymenobacter psoromatis and contains:
- a CDS encoding outer membrane beta-barrel protein, with product MKLLPLLLAAALPLAAAAQTTPNPGYVGLNVGASFALGDFGKSDYFNNQAGFAKTGLHLALDGAHYFGGGIVGLAGQVAFSDNGRLKTKDLDQIGAGFTDGFGVDESTLRSGSRYRRLTAMVGPSFMFPLGSKLRLEARGLVGIVHSFSTPTLTVQLEDNAQTLLTQYSSTSTVFGYQAGLGLHYALAQRVGLVLRGDFMGASAFTVDNGNRTNNAGRLQTKQPVSAFNTSLGLAFNFGK
- a CDS encoding TonB-dependent receptor encodes the protein MGISLANGRVAAGRGLLVLAWLLGGVPLGTQAQVEPTPACALNLAGRITDQRTGEPLPGTVLRLDETSAAEAADADGHYHFNQLCAGKYHLHATFVGYAEQVLTVTMRGSVTNLDIKLKAAAGQLGEVRVDGAKETRPLISQSQTTLTGRALQQTRGLNLAAALQGITGVYSIQTGPTIAKPVIHGLYGNRVLILNNGVRQEGQQWANDHAPEIDPFTATRLTVIKGAASIRYGADAIGGVVLVEPAALPDTAGVGGEVNLVGMTNGRLGAASAFVQGAIPADSAGGGGGRGRGLLHGLSYRVQGTLRRAGTARSANYYITNTGLQEQNYSLALNYHRGIIATELFFSRFDTKLGIFSGSETGSVTDLLSAIDRNRPLTPDVFTYTISRPYQAVVHQLFKTKATATLPGGGQVQATYARQTDARSEYGDQLPYNPALGDVPDLFLSLTSHTLDLAYLTPTTGPCSATAGFQGVTQANIREYQFLIPNFRNYGAGAYVLGKHRGERLTLEGGLRYDYRWLRAFFTDVSTGRITRPTTIYQAVTGTVGGLLDLGHGLTLSTNLATAWRPPTVNELYAAGVHQSAATYEIGDPNLTKEQAYNGSASLLYSGTKVESEVGGYVNYIRNYLYLAPAGRYIRTVRGAYPAFDYTQANALFKGLDARMSYRPVPRLTFSSSASLLWAYNESAHDYLIYAPPNRWQNGVRFSLGGDAGPLRQSYVGLNNQFVARQGCTPASGDYAPAPAAYDLWGAEAGTLLHAGHQLFDISLTASNLLNREYRDYLNRFRYYTADVGQNIQLRVRVPF